In Gambusia affinis linkage group LG08, SWU_Gaff_1.0, whole genome shotgun sequence, a single window of DNA contains:
- the anpepb gene encoding alanyl (membrane) aminopeptidase b: MAKGFFISKTLAVVGILIGVAALSTIIALSVVYSQEKSKNNEASPTQEGGTTSKPTTTPTTPSPSNEPWDKYRLPKTLVPRHYSVTLWPRLKPDPTTGLYIFTGNSFVEFECVEETDLILIHSNKLNYTMDSNKKHATLSAVSNGSAPAIKNSWLKTETQFLVLQLDGKLVKGQTYRLDTEFTGELADDLGGFYRSEYEENGVKKVIATTQMQATDARKSFPCFDEPALKAYFNITLIHDNGTVALSNGAEKETTLITKDGQEVLQTVFERTEKMSTYLLAFIVSDYDYINNTVDGVQIRIYARKPAIAAGQGDYALKITGPILKFFEKYYNSTYPLPKSDQIAIPDFNAGAMENWGLITYRETALLYDEAFSSNSNRERIATIIAHELAHMWFGNLVTLRWWNDLWLNEGFASYVEYLGADDVEPEWNVKDLIVLNDVHRVFAVDALVSSHPLSSLEDDIQKPAQISELFDAISYSKGASVLRMLSDFLTEPVFTKGLQSYLREFAFDNTVYTDLWSHLQTAVDEDKVNLPKSVKDIMNTWVLQMGFPVVTIDTASGSISQKHFLLNPDSIVTTPSPYNYEWSIPIRWMKTGANQNLTWLTEKSATNNDMKVTGGSDWVLANCDVVGYYRVNYDEANWDKLLTALNTNHQAIPKINRAQLVDDSFNLARAKIISTVRALKTTLYLKNEREYMPWKSALDNLDFFLLMFDRSEVYGAIQGYLRNQVTPLFHHYKELTSNWTKVPDGHMDQYNQVIAISLACKTGLKECQDLVQSWFKEWMDTDNNPIKPNLRSTVYCNAIAAGGAEEWDFAWKKFKNASIAIEADKLRAALACTTQPWLLNRYLEYTLDAERIRKQDGTSTIVYIAQNVVGQPLAWDFIRTNWNFIFTQYGGGSFSFANLINGVTKRFSTEFELQQLKQFKEENADVGFGSGTLAVDQSIERTQANMKWIEENKESVLEWFENPV, translated from the exons ATGGCGAAAGGCTTCTTCATCAGTAAAACTCTTGCAGTTGTAGGGATCCTAATAGGAGTGGCTGCCCTGTCCACCATCATCGCTCTGTCTGTCGTTTACTCTCaggaaaaatccaaaaacaacgAGGCGTCACCCACTCAGGAAGGAGGAACAACTTCTAAACCCACTACAACACCTACAACACCTTCCCCTTCCAACGAACCATGGGACAAATATCGGCTGCCAAAAACTCTGGTGCCGCGCCACTACAGCGTGACTCTGTGGCCCCGACTGAAACCAGATCCGACGACTGGGCTTTACATCTTCACAG GAAACTCTTTTGTGGAGTTTGAGTGCGTGGAGGAGACGGATCTCATTCTTATCCACTCTAACAAGCTGAACTACACAATGGATTCAAATAAGAAGCATGCAACGCTCTCAGCCGTCAGCAATGGCAGCGCACCAGCCATCAAGAACTCCTGGCTGAAGACGGAGACTCAGTTCCTGGTTCTGCAGCTGGACGGTAAACTGGTGAAAGGACAAACGTACCGCCTTGACACCGAGTTCACTGGAGAGCTGGCTGATGATCTGGGAGGTTTCTACAGGAGCGAGTACGAAGAGAATGGAGTCAAGAA GGTCATTGCGACCACCCAGATGCAGGCGACCGATGCCAGGAAGTCGTTCCCCTGCTTCGACGAGCCGGCGCTGAAAGCTTACTTCAACATCACTTTGATCCACGATAATGGAACTGTGGCTCTGTCCAATGGCGCTGAAAAAG aaACCACACTCATCACCAAAGATGGTCAAGAGGTGCTGCAGACAGTCTTTGAGCGGACTGAGAAGATGTCCACCTATCTGCTGGCCTTCATCGTCAGCGACTACGACTACATCAACAACACCGTTGACGGGGTTCAG ATCCGGATCTATGCTCGTAAGCCCGCCATCGCTGCTGGCCAAGGAGACTACGCCCTCAAAATCACCGGACCCATCCTGAAGTTCTTTGAGAAGTATTACAACTCCACGTACCCACTGCCCAAATCGG ATCAGATCGCCATCCCTGATTTTAACGCGGGAGCCATGGAGAACTGGGGTCTGATCACGTACAGAGAGACGGCGCTGCTGTACGACGAGGCCTTCTCCTCCAACTCCAACAGGGAGAGGATAGCCACCATCATCGCTCACGAACTGGCCCACATG TGGTTCGGTAACCTGGTCACTCTGCGCTGGTGGAACGACTTGTGGCTGAACGAAGGCTTTGCTTCATACGTGGAGTACCTGGGAGCGGACGATGTCGAACCCGAATGGAACGTG AAAGACCTGATAGTCCTCAATGATGTACACAGAGTGTTTGCAGTTGACGCTCTGGTGTCGTCTCATCCGCTGTCCTCCCTTGAAGACGACATCCAGAAACCTGCTCAGATCAGCGAGCTCTTCGATGCCATCTCATACAGCAAG GGAGCCTCTGTCCTCAGGATGCTGTCAGACTTCCTGACTGAACCTGTCTTCACCAAAGGACTCCAG AGCTACCTGAGGGAGTTCGCCTTTGACAACACCGTCTACACAGACCTCTGGTCGCATCTGCAGACG GCTGTGGATGAAGATAAAGTCAACCTTCCTAAAAGTGTCAAGGACATCATGAATACCTGGGTGCTGCAGATGGGCTTCCCTGTGGTAACCATAGATACCGCCTCCGGCAGTATTTCCCAGAAGCACTTCCTCCTGAATCCAGACTCCATAGTTACCACTCCATCTCCCTACAA TTATGAGTGGAGCATTCCAATCAGATGGATGAAGACTGGAGCCAACCAGAACCTCACATGGCTGACAGAAAAATCAG CTACAAATAACGACATGAAGGTGACGGGGGGTTCTGACTGGGTGCTGGCCAACTGTGATGTGGTTGGATACTACAGAGTCAACTATGATGAGGCCAATTGGGACAAACTACTGACCGCTCTGAACACCAACCACCAG GCCATTCCAAAGATCAACAGAGCTCAGCTGGTGGACGACTCCTTCAACCTGGCCAG AGCGAAGATCATCTCAACAGTTCGGGCACTAAAAACCACCCTGTACCTGAAGAACGAGAGGGAATATATGCCGTGGAAATCTGCTCTGGACAACCTGGACTTCTTCCTCCTGATGTTCGATCGCAGCGAGGTTTACGGAGCCATACAG GGATATCTGAGGAATCAGGTCACCCCTTTGTTCCACCACTACAAAGAGTTAACAAGTAACTGGACCAAAGTACCAGATGGTCACATGGACCA GTATAATCAGGTGATTGCCATCAGCCTGGCCTGTAAGACCGGTCTGAAGGAATGTCAGGATCTGGTGCAGTCGTGGTTCAAAGAGTGGATGGACACAGACAACAACCC AATCAAACCCAACCTGCGCTCCACCGTGTACTGTAACGCCATCGCAGCAGGGGGCGCCGAAGAGTGGGACTTTGCCTGGAAGAAGTTTAAGAACGCCTCCATCGCTATTGAAGCTGATAAACTGCGTGCAGCGTTGGCCTGCACCACACAACCGTGGCTGCTCAACAG GTATCTGGAGTACACTCTGGATGCAGAGCGGATCCGGAAGCAGGACGGCACCTCCACCATCGTCTACATCGCCCAGAACGTGGTTGGTCAGCCTCTGGCGTGGGACTTCATCAGGACTAACTGGAATTTCATCTTCACTCA GTACGGTGGTGGATCCTTCTCCTTCGCCAACCTCATCAATGGAGTCACAAAACGCTTCTCCACAGAGTTTGAGCTTCAGCAG ctgaAGCAGTTCAAGGAGGAAAACGCTGATGTGGGTTTTGGATCCGGGACTCTGGCAGTGGACCAGTCCATCGAGAGAACACAGGCCAACATGAAATGGATCGAAGAGAACAAAGAAAGTGTCCTGGAGTGGTTCGAGAATCCAGTTTAG
- the LOC122836150 gene encoding aminopeptidase Ey — translation MGKRCKVSWLCVLCVILALVSVATIVTLWTIAIIGVKGDDVTAPWDRDRLPGDLVPEFYNITLWPRLKPNPNSNLYIFTGWSTVQFECLEATDLILIHSNKLNYTETKDEHFVKLTSAEGASVPNIKSTWMQLQTQYLVIQLRSKLAPGQKYQLYAEFTGELADDLAGFYRSEYKEDGVTKIVATSQMHPTNARKTFPCFDEPAMKAVFHVTLIHPTGTVALSNGMEMGQTTINVDGEKLLQTKFEATEKMSTYLLAIIVSDYTHLSTTQGNIQIRIWARKKAIEEGQGNYALNVTGPILDFFQSYYNISYPLRKSDQIALPDFYFGAMENWGLVTYRETNLLYDPETSSNSNKETTVTIIAHELAHMWFGNLVTLRWWNEVWLNEGFASYVSYLGADYAEPDWNVKDLIVLDDVQKVFAVDALVSSHPLTSKEDSINLPGEIMEQFDTISYSKGAAVLRMLSDFLSESVFKHGLSSYLRHFSYGNTIGSDLWKHLQMAVQDNNVSLPHQVDAIMNRWVRQMGFPVVTIDTSTGIVSQNHFLLDPESNVTVESPYKYQWMIPVRWMKDGATKDIWWLLEKEDLNADMRTGPSWVLANINVTGYYRVNYDLGNWERLFSQLNADHQVIPLINRAQLVDDAFNLARAQLLSTTLALRTTSYLSKETEYMPWQSALKNLKYFNLMLDQTEVYEPMQEYIRKQVTPLFLYFRNMTSNWTKVPEKHTDQYNQVNALSTACRTGLPECQNLIRMWFRQWMDDPERNPIHPNLRSAVYCGAVAAGGDAEWNFTWSQFQDATVASEANKLMLALACSSNTQLLERYLEFTLDPGKIRKQDATAVITAVAKNRAGQNLTWQFVTKNWEHMFTEYGVGSFSFASLISGVTARFSTPQDLQQLLDFEEEHKDAGFGSAALAVDQALERIEANIKWVQRNKQEVLQWFSSQTGNQQS, via the exons ATGGGGAAAAGATGCAAAGTCAGCTGGCTGTGTGTTCTCTGCGTCATCTTGGCCCTGGTTTCTGTGGCAACCATTGTCACGTTGTGGACTATCGCTATCATAGGAGTGAAAGGAGATGACGTCACAGCTCCTTGGGACAG GGATCGTCTTCCTGGAGATTTAGTCCCTGAGTTTTACAACATCACTCTGTGGCCTCGACTCAAGCCCAACCCAAACTCCAACCTCTACATTTTCACTG GTTGGTCCACCGTTCAGTTTGAATGTCTGGAAGCAACGGATCTGATTCTGATTCACTCTAACAAGTTGAACTATACAGAGACGAAAGATGAACATTTCGTCAAGCTAACGTCTGCAG AAGGTGCATCTGTCCCCAACATCAAGTCAACTTGGATGCAGCTTCAAACACAGTATCTGGTCATCCAGTTGAGGAGTAAATTAGCTCCTGGACAGAAGTACCAGCTGTATGCCGAGTTCACAGGAGAGCTTGCTGATGATCTGGCTGGATTTTACCGAAGCGAATATAAAGAAGATGGAGTCACAAA GATTGTTGCAACCTCCCAGATGCATCCCACTAACGCCAGGAAAACGTTTCCTTGTTTTGATGAGCCGGCCATGAAAGCCGTTTTCCACGTGACCCTCATCCACCCAACAGGAACTGTCGCCCTGTCCAACGGCATGGAAATGG GACAAACAACCATCAATGTTGACGGAGAAAAGTTGCTGCAGACAAAGTTTGAAGCCACTGAAAAAATGTCCACCTACCTGTTGGCCATCATCGTGTCTGACTACACTCACCTGAGCACAACCCAAGGAAACATTcaa ATTCGAATCTGGGCTCGCAAAAAGGCCATCGAGGAGGGTCAGGGGAACTACGCTCTGAATGTAACCGGACCCATCCTGGACTTTTTCCAGTCCTACTATAACATCTCGTATCCCCTGAGAAAGTCAG ACCAAATCGCTCTgccagacttttattttggggCGATGGAGAACTGGGGGCTGGTCACATATAGAGAAACCAACCTGCTCTATGATCCTGAGACCTCTTCTAACAGCAATAAAGAAACCACAGTCACCATCATTGCTCATGAACTGGCACACATG TGGTTTGGTAACCTGGTGACGCTGCGCTGGTGGAATGAGGTTTGGCTAAATGAAGGCTTTGCCTCATACGTTTCCTACCTGGGAGCTGACTATGCAGAACCAGACTGGAATGTG aaagATTTGATCGTTTTGGACGACGTGCAGAAAGTCTTTGCAGTCGACGCCTTGGTATCTTCTCATCCGTTGACTTCTAAGGAAGACAGTATCAACCTGCCAGGAGAGATCATGGAGCAGTTTGACACCATCTCCTACAGCAAG GGAGCCGCGGTGTTGAGGATGCTGTCGGACTTCCTGTCAGAGTCGGTCTTCAAACACGGACTCAGT AGTTACCTCAGACATTTTTCCTATGGTAACACAATTGGGAGTGACTTGTGGAAACATCTGCAAATG GCGGTGCAAGACAACAATGTGTCTCTTCCTCATCAAGTTGACGCCATCATGAACCGCTGGGTGCGTCAGATGGGCTTCCCAGTGGTTACCATAGACACAAGCACAGGCATAGTTTCCCAGAATCACTTCCTGCTGGATCCAGAATCGAATGTCACTGTGGAGTCGCCATACAA GTACCAGTGGATGATTCCTGTGCGCTGGATGAAAGACGGAGCCACCAAAGACATTTGGTGGCTCTTGGAAAAGGAAG ATCTGAATGCGGACATGAGGACTGGGCCTTCCTGGGTTTTGGCTAACATCAATGTGACGGGGTATTATCGGGTGAACTACGACCTGGGGAACTGGGAGCGGCTCTTTTCTCAGCTCAATGCAGACCACCAG GTGATCCCACTGATCAACAGAGCCCAACTGGTGGACGATGCGTTCAACCTGGCCAG AGCTCAGCTGCTCTCCACCACTCTGGCTCTCAGGACGACTTCCTACCTGTCCAAGGAAACCGAATACATGCCCTGGCAGTCTGCACTCAAGAACCTGAAGTACTTCAACCTCATGCTGGACCAAACCGAAGTCTATGAGCCCATGCAG GAATACATCAGGAAACAGGTGACTCCACTTTTCTTGTACTTCAGGAATATGACGTCAAACTGGACCAAAGTTCCTGAGAAGCACACTGACCA GTACAATCAGGTAAATGCACTCAGCACAGCCTGCAGAACCGGACTACCAGAGTGCCAGAACCTGATCCGCATGTGGTTCCGGCAGTGGATGGACGACCCTGAACGCAACCC CATCCACCCGAACCTTCGCTCGGCGGTGTACTGCGGCGCCGTGGCGGCCGGCGGCGACGCTGAGTGGAACTTCACATGGTCACAGTTTCAGGACGCTACGGTGGCCAGCGAGGCCAATAAGCTCATGTTGGCTCTGGCCTGCAGCAGCAACACGCAGCTGCTGGAGAG GTATCTGGAGTTCACGTTGGACCCGGGAAAGATCCGGAAACAGGACGCCACCGCCGTCATCACCGCCGTGGCCAAGAACAGAGCGGGACAAAATCTCACCTGGCAATTTGTCACGAAGAACTGGGAACACATGTTCACAGA GTATGGTGTGGGCTCTTTCTCCTTTGCTTCTCTGATCAGCGGCGTCACAGCGAGGTTCTCCACACCTCAGGACCTGCAACAG TTGCTGGATTTTGAGGAGGAGCACAAAGATGCAGGATTCGGTTCTGCAGCGCTCGCAGTGGATCAGGCCTTGGAGCGGATCGAGGCCAACATCAAGTGGGTGCAGaggaacaaacaggaagtcctgCAATGGTTCAGCAGCCAGACTGGAAACCAGCAGAGCTAA